Genomic window (Equus asinus isolate D_3611 breed Donkey chromosome 8, EquAss-T2T_v2, whole genome shotgun sequence):
CTTAAGCAGCCTTTTCCACAGCCCTGGAAAGGTCTAATGGCAATGCACGGAGGCCCAGTGCCATGGCCCATGCTGGCCACCTTCTTCTTGAGGGTGTCAGCTCCCTTGTTCCCACCTCAGTTCACTCCTTCTCTAATGTGCTATCCCTCCAGCCCAAACCACCCCAACTCGCCCTTGAGAAGTGGGGCCACGGGAAGCAATGGGAGAGGTCTGAGCTGCTCTAGCCTCTCAGCTTCAGACTGAATTCCACATAGGGGAAATGTCCCAGCCCACTGCACTCATAGGTCTAGCAGTGCCTGGGGCATCTGGGCCAATCAAGGACACTCGGGCCAAGCCTCAAGGAGACCTGTGTGTCACTGAGGCTTCATGCCCCAACGTTTGTATGGCCTTTTCACTCCAGCTGTGGCACCAATCTCTGTAACTTGCCCCTTTTGTCCTCTGTGACATCAGGAGGGGCTGAGAGGTATAGCCCGTGCCCAGCTCTGCCAGGGGCCCAAGGAACCAACCCCCAAAGAGCTGTCTCTTCACTTCTGATGCTTTCAGAATACACACCATGCAAAACAGATGCCCCCGCTGTTTAACCAAGCCCAGGCACACCTGGCTGGCCAGCCCAGAGCATGAGAGCCAGCATGTCTTCACCTGCTGGGTCAGCGTTACAGAGTTCTGGCtatggggctggaggtggggcccgGAGGTCTGCGAGAGTGTGTGCTGAGGGGCAGGGCAGGATCAGGCTAGTACACCAAGGGACAGTGATGTCAGTATTATGACACAGACCAAGGACAAAACACACAAAGCCTCAAATGTTAGAATGAAAACTTTTATCATCACTCCTGTTATCCACATGGAGCCTGCAAGGGCTAAAGGGCACACCACTGGGATCCAAGAAGGGTCTACATCTGCTTTATCAGCCCCCAAAGCCACATATCGGGGTGACCCAAAATAAAGCTACTGGTTAGTCTAGTTCCTGAGCAGACCTGCTAATAAACCTCAAAAACACAAAAGTCTAATTCAGTAGCCAGAAATGAAAGCAGGACCTGTCTgagtgggaaggggagagggcagcACAGGTTGACCCAGTTGGAGTTGGACCAGAGTCTCCTCTGGAGGGGTAGTCACTCCTAGAGTAGGGGGAGGGGTGGCCAGGCCCCATTCTAGAAACCTCACGCCTTAGGGGAGCTGATGCCAGAGGAGGAGAAGCATATAAGCCGGTGGCTTAGTTCCCAGGAAAGCACCAACCTCCAAAATCACCTAGGCAAAGACAGACACTCAGGGGTACCATCTgttaaaggggggaaaaaaggcaagagaGCCCAGAAGGAAACCTAGAGGCTGTGGGGGGACCCCGAAAGAAGCTCCCTGCTACCCCCATCTGGAGTCCCTGAACTGGGTAAAACTCCAAGCCACACAGGGAGGAGTTGGGCATGGTGGGCAGGAACCATCTGCTGGCCTCTCCCAAAAGCAGGAGTCTTAGAGCAACTGCCACTCCCATTCCCCTCCACAGAAAACCCTCTCTGGCGAGGCCCAGGCTAGCCGACAGGCCACTGGGTAAAGGCCCGGCTGCCCTCTGGGGCAGTCCAGCCCTGCCTCAGATATCCCGGCGGGGCTGGGCAGAAGAGAGCGTTGCTGGAGTGTGCTGGGCCCAGGTTTTCGAGGGCAGGGAATGGTTTTtttagagaaagggaaaaggcGGTGTCAGGAACCGAATGGGACGACCTCCACAAAGCAGGCTGGGCAAAGTCCCATGATGGCAGGTCGCTAGGAAGAGATTCCAGGGGCGGCAGGCCGCTGCTGCTCCCAACCCACACCTGGAAAAAGGGCAGAGAGTGCAGGTTACCCCCCCAGGCCACCGGGCACGCCCCCACTGCCCTCTGGGCTCCTCCTACTCTGCCAAGCTGCTCTGCACACTACCTGGGAGGGTCAGAATGTGCTCCGTGATGAGagaatcagagacagagagagaaggcagtgagGCACAGATGGATCCCAGCAGGCCCACCCCAGGGTCGCTGTCCTCGGAGCAGGCCACCTAGCCTGGTGTCTGTGAACACCGTGCACATCTGGCCCCTGGGGGCTCTTTGCCCTACCTGCAGGTCTCTCTGAACCCTCCCTCCTTGCTACCAACAGGATAAAGAGAAGCAGGTTACTCTACCAGAGGTTGCAAGTAAGCAGCCCACAGCCCCCTCTCTCCCTCAGATGGTGGGAACTTGGCATGGGAGAGGGGAGATAaccaaggagaaaacaaaagcgTGTTTTCCATCCACACAGGAATGCTCAGTGGCCAGGAGAGGAAACTCAATTTTCTGGGGACCACAGGGCTCCCAGGTATTGTTCAAGCAGACAGACCAAGGGGGAGAGTCTTGCCCAGCCTTCCCTACCTGCTGCTACACAAAGAGCTCACAAGGAGAGGAAACAGCCTCGCTCTCCAGGCCTCAGAAGCCCTGGCTGTTTGCTCATGTGGCTCAGGATGGGTTAAACAGGTGCCAGTGCTCAGAGATGAGCCCACCCACTCCCTACCTCCTTCatgtccctcctccctcccgccaCTGCCTCATGCCCTAAGCTGAGGGGACCCAGGAGAAGCTCCAGCTCAGGTCAGGGTGCCTGGCAGACAAGGGGCAGAGTTGTTGGCTGGACTACCAGGAGCCCTTTACAAACCCTTCCCTCCCCACAGTGGCCCCTGCAAACTGCTGGGAACCAGAAGCCGGGCCCAGTGGGGTGCCAGTGCCCCCAAAAGACGACACTTGTGCAATGTGGCCCACCATCCAAGGAGCTGGCAAACACCAGGAGAGGAAAGCCAAGCAACAGAGTAAAGACAGAGATGGGGTGGGAACCAGGACCCAGCAACCAGGAAGGAGGGGACATCAGCGGTGGGGGGGAGAGGGCCAGGGGAAAGAACAAAGGAGAAGAGCAGACGGAGGGTGGAGGGATAGAGGGGGAGGTGTGCAAAGCGGTGGTCAGTCAGCCGGCCCAGCACACACATCAGCTGGCTCATGGCCACGGCTGTGAGAACAGCAGCATTTTCTTTCAGCCCACCTCTGCCCTGGCCCGGCCCCTACCTGACACTTGTGAGGCCGCTCAGAGGTGTGCACCTGCTTGATATGTCCGTTCAAGTGATCGGGCCTGGAAGAGAGAGAaccaaaagagactttaaaactaGACCTCAAAAGATGGGGCCACAAACTTGGCCAAACCCCCAACCCACGGCCTCACACGCCCTGCTGAAGAGGACTCTCTCCCCCCCACCCAGCATGACAAAGACAAAGTTCCCACCCAGCTCTGGCTCCACAGGCCCAGGCCTCCCTGCCCTGGTTTTCTCtagagggggaagggaagggagcgTTTGTCTCTGACCTTGCTCACTGACCCACCGCCCAGAAACTCCGTGATTTCTAGGACCCGAGGAGGTGGCTTTAGAACGAGACAGGGCTGCCTTGCTGCAGCCTTTCCGGGAGGGGGTATGTGAGATTCATTGTCCAGACTAAAGCCCCTTAGAAACTCAgtattcccctcccccagcctctcccgCCATGGCAGCCAATGAATGCCACCCAGATGGAATTCAGTCCCCAGAGGCCAAGGGATGGAGCCTTAAATCCCCAGCTGGGCTGGTAAACCAGATGCCCGCCAGAGCAGGTGGGCAGGGGCTGCCTGACCGGTAAGACTAGTTCCTGCTTGGGGCCCCTCTGAGGGAGTTCTCCATCCCTAGGTTCACACACACAAGGTCCTCAGTATCCAGGCAAGTTAAAACCAGCCTTTTCTTCTGAATAGTCTCTTAAGAGGAGAAACAAAACCACCCTCCGCTCCCAGACAAGTCCTCAGTTCCCTATCAGGCTCACTAAAAAGTGAATCTAAAGAGCCGTCTtgcttccccttcctctctctcctgagaACATAAAGGAGATCTGTGGGTGCACTTAGGCTCTGGACCCACCAGGTCAGAGCACAGCAAAGGTTTCAGTGTTAAGAGAAGACTCTAGGTGCCCTGTGATCCTGGGGCTGTGAGGGGCAATGCTAAGTCTACCGATACCGCCAGAGCTCTGTGCTGGGGGATTTGGTGGCATAAGAGTGTAGAGTCCCAGATGCACTTGTTTCAGTCCCTCCCTCCGCAGCCATTCAAGCGGGGAAAGTCGCTGGAGGAGCCCAGCCTCCCGCCCCCAGAGGGGGCCCCACGCCTGGTGCCGGAAACACAAAGGGAGCCCAGGGAGAAGAATGGTGAGGCCCGGTGGCTGTGGCCTCAGGAATCCGGCCCCTTCCCACAAGGCCCCGAGGCAGAGACAGTAGGGCACACCTAGTGCCAGAGAACTTCCCTgagggaagagaaagcagctcGAGGCCACACCATCTCAAAATCAGGGCCATTAAAACACTCTTCCCCATACCTGACATGGCCCTATAACGTCAGGGGACCCCCACAAACCCCACATCCCCAGACCTTGCCAAAGACCTGTCCCATGAGCCAGGAATGGGACAGGTCATGGGGAAGGGCACCATTCCTCACCTGGAGAAGCCTTTCCCACAGCTCTGGCAGATGTAGGGCTTGCCCACGGACCCATCATGGGACCGTACATGGTAGGACATGCGATCTTTTCTCTTGAACCGCAGCCCACACACGGGGCAGGAATAGGGCTTCTCTCCCGAGTGGGAAAGCTTGTGCCGATTGAGATGGTACACATCACGGAAGATCTTGCCGCAGATCTCACATGCCACCTGCTTCCTGGTCCGGCTCCTCTTTCGGGGGCCGTCGGGGTCCTCAGAGATGGGAAGCCCATTCTCACCCAGCCTTGGAGGAGGAAGGTCGATGTAGCCCAGCTGGAGGCTAGTAACACCATGCTGGGCCTCATGCTGCCGGAGCCTGTTGGCATCAGTGAACACCTTCCCACACAGGCCGCATGGAAGGATGCCTGCCTCCCTCAGGCCCCCTGGGGACCCGAACATTGAGTCCAGCAGGTTGGCCTTCCTTGGGCGGCCCCGGCCTCGCTTGCCAGTCAGGGGAGGGGCACTGGATGCCACATTAGGGAATGGGGAAGTCAGCAGTTGGGGGGACAGGGGTCCAGCCACCATGGGCAAGCGGTCCACCCCAGGTAACACAGGCAGGGAGGCTTGGCCCGCAATGGCAGCCCCAGCCGCCCGGGCTGCCTCCTCCTCGGGCTGCATGCTGCCTGCGATGCCATTGCTGTTGGCTGCCAAGGCTGCCCCGTTGGTCATGTCCAAAGGGAAGCCCAAGTCCGAGGTCCCAGGGGGGCGAAAGAGCATGATGTCGGCCCGGGCAGGGGGCACCAGGATCTGCACATTGGACTGTTTGATGACTTCCTGGCAGATCTCAATGACCGACCTCATCAGCAGGAACTTGGCGGCTGTCATGAGCTCGGGGAAGCTCTCCAGGCGAACCACGATGCGGGAAGTGTAGGCGAAGTCCAGGATGTCTCCGAACACCTTGGAACTTATGGTGTGCATCTCCAGCTCCCggctgcccccagccccgccgCCTGGGGCTGCCGCTGCACCCCCCACGTCAGCAGGACCCCCGTCCGCAGCTCCGCCGTCGCCCAACTGGGCGCTGAACACCGACTCAAAGTACTCGCTGCAGGCGGCCAGCACGGCGCGGTGCGCTGGGAAGCTCTCGTCGCCCACCCGCAGGAGCACGTCGCAGAAGCGCCCGCCGTTTTTGCGCTGCTGGTTCAGGTTGTGCAGCATCTCCGTGCTGTGCCTGCTCACCTGGTAGGTGTAGCAGCCCGACGGGCCGCAGGAAGCGTCGCTCACCCGCTCCATggccgccgccccctccccacaAACCGGGCCGCGGCACTTGCCcgcccccctcccttcccctaggCAGCGAAAAGCCGGGCGCAGAGGACGTGTCTACACTCCCCACACGTGCCGGCCCGGGGCTCTGTAGTCTCACAGGTGCGCGGAGCGCACACGCCCCCTGCCTGGATAGGACTGTCTAGACGGCAGAGCGCACCACCCACCACATAGCTACCCCCACCCCTGCTGAATCGcgctctcctctctcctctccgcccgcccgcctccCCTTCTCGGTCTACCTCTGGGGGGCACGCGAGCAAAGAGGTGCGCCCCTCCTGCAAACGCGCCTGCCACCTCCCCTCCCGCCCGCCAGGCGGCGCCGGCGCGCAACAGAGGGGGCGCGCGCGGGGAGGAGTaagggggggaggaggaggaggggtctGCCGcgcaggcgcgcgcgcgcgcgcgccgcaGCTTTTCCCGAGTCCGCTGGGGGCGCGCGCTGCGTCCCCTGCAAAGCGCGAGCCGGGGCGGGGGCGCCGGAGCGGAGGAAACAAAAGgcgaaggcggcggcggcggggcgcgcACGGGGACGGCAGCGCGGGCCGGCTCCCGAAGCCTGGCGGGCGATGGCGGCGGCGAAGGCTGGAGCGGGCGGGCGAAGGCGGCAGCGGCAGGGTGGCCCTTTCCCGGGCCGGGCGAAGGCGGCGGCGGAGCGGCGGCGCTGCGGCCCCGGGCTCCGTGTGTTCGGAGCGGAGGAAAGATGGCAGCGGCTGCACTTCCTCTTGCACTTTCACCCctggggggaggagaaggagggggcgATACCAACAACACCCCCCCTCTCgcttgcagaaaaaaaaaagaaacggcGAGCTCGGCGTGGGGGCCCCCCCGGCGCCCCCAGCCCTGCACGTGCGCACCCGGATCCCTGGCCCGGGCCGCCCCGCGCTGCAAACTTTCCACTTTCTTTGTGCCGAGCGCCCCCCCCTCACCCAGCCGGGGATGCACGTCCCCCCTTCCCTATTTATACACCCCCCCCGCAGCTCCGCTCCCCCCGCTTCCTGCCCCCCCTCCCCATTCCCCAGCTCCGCCAATGCTAGCGCAGACTGAGCCCCCGTCcggcccccgcctccccaccccgcccGCAGGGCCGGGGGCTGCAGTCTCAACCCCCCCGGACCAATGCAAACGAAGCGCCAAGCCAGCAAACCAgttcccactgcccctccctccccgctgAGAGTGGCGGCGAGCAGACGGGGCGGGGGGTTGAGGGACCGAGGGGTGCAGATCTGGGCCCCCCCCAAGCCTCAGCCTGCGATGCGCACCCGTAAGTCGAGCGGGCGTCGGCTACCCTTCGGATCCCCTTTGATGCGCGAAATCTCCAGAAGTCGCCTGTGACCGCCTCCCCGTTCCCAGCTCCAGAAGCGGCCCTGGGTCTGGGCTGGGGGCAAGCCGAACCTCGGGAGCTGCTTGTGCCCCCCACGCCCTGACCGAACCGAAGGGGCTGCGGGCCCGAGAGGGCTGGGGAGATGAGGCCATCGTCCAGCCTCTCCCCCAAACCACCACCGAGCTTTGTGCCCCGGGAAGCGGGAAGTCACCAGCTCAGGGAGGCGACAACATAGAGGAAAGGGCGATGGACAGGAGCAggggtcccccgcagaccccaggGAAGTGGGGGTACCGTGGGGTCCGAGGAGCGCCCTTCGGCCGCCTGAGGCCGGGAGCATCCCCAGCGCCCGCAGCGCAGCGAGTCGCCGAGCGCTCAGGCCATGGACCCTGCCGGCAGGCCGGGGCGCTTTGTCCCCGGCCGGCCCGGGGATGCTGCAGCGCGCGGTTTGGACACCGAGGTTCGTCCTCTCGTGAAGCGCTGCCGGCCTCCGCCGGGCAGCTCTACTTGGAGCCCTGGGCTGCAGGCACCGCGTGTGCGGGCGGGAAGTTCCCACAGTTGCAAAGAGGCAGCAAAGTATTTGTTCCAAACTTTCCACGGTTCCAAACTGAGCGCTTCCATTAAGAGAAGCGGTGTGCGGGGGAAAAGCATTCTGGGTATTAGCATGCAAATGAACGGGCCTGGCTTCCAACTCCGCTCGGGATTCCCACCGCCGCGCGCTGGATTGCGCTGCGCCGCGCGCGCTGGGGGGCTTCCGGGCGTGGCGTCGCAGGAGGGCCCGAGTTCGAATTCCAGACCTCGGCTCTCTGGTCTTGTGTTCTGGTCCCAGTCATTTGGCCTCTCTGACCTTCAGTTAAACAGTCGGTTTTTAAGACGTACACCTAGGACAGCCCCACCTGTCCCATGCGGTGAAGAGGATTAGAAAGCCATGGCTGCACAGCACCTGATTCTGTGCCGGGTCTCTCTCCCTACACAGCTCCTCCCTTTCTAGAGCGTAGTAGGTGCTAAACGCCTGTTGGAGAGAATAAATGAAGCTTAGAGAGTTGAGGAAAGTTCTGAGTTTCTTGGGCAGATTCCTGGAACCGCAGTTTTGTGTTCGGTGGGTGCTGCTGGGAGGagccacaaagaaagagaaaagggatcTGATTATTGAGTGCCTGTGCTATACACACATCCTCTCTCCAAGTTATAGATTTTCTTATTCTGCCGctgaagagacaggaaaatgaGTGACTTGCCCGAGGCCACACAGATAGTGGTGGAGCCAGGAATCCAACCGGTCAACTGGAAATTAAGGTAGTGTGCCCCTTCCTTCCCATTGGCTTCTGAACTCCCTCAGTGGCTCCATGTGAACCAGAAACTGGCTCTCAACCTGCCGTGCTTTGCAAACAGGGTGCTATGATGAGCAGAGGCTTCATCCCAGAGGGTTCACCCTGTGAAGATGGGTTCACAGAGTGCTCTCAGGACCCTCATCCACAGTGCTCTTAGGAAAACAGGGAAGGTGCAtcagccccattttgcagataggaaGCCTGAAGTTCAGGGGGCTTGAGTGGGTGGCCCAGGATCCCACCCTTGGGAAGAGGCCAGAGACAGATCCAGGTCCCATTTCTGACCCCAGGTGGGAGTTTTGTTCGTGCTTGACACCTTGGCCGTGTAATTATGAGGGAGGCGTGTGATCTCAGCTTCATCCGTAACCATACCTTCAGTCTTGCCCATCCATCTCTTAGGCTCCCAGGATTCCATTCTGTAATTTCGGGATACAAGGCATGCTTACAGGAcatacacctttttttttttttttttttttttttggtgattgaggtgaaattcacacggtgtgaaattaaccattttaaagtttgTAGTTCAGTAGCACAAATTACATTCCCAATGTTGTGCAAACAAGACATCTGTcaagttccagaacattttcgtaacccaaaaagaaaattctgtacccattagcagtcactccccacttcccccttcctccagcctctggcatccaccagtctgctttctgtctctatggacttaCCTGTTctagatatttaatataaatggaatcatacaatatttgatcttctgagtctggcttctttcatttcgcataacattttcaaggttcatccacgttgtagcacaTATCGgcacttcattcttttctatggctgaattccagtgtatggatataccaccttttctttatccattcatccattggtggcttttggctattgtgtatgctgctgctatgaacattttatGAAGTATTTGTTTaagtacctgttttcaattctcttgggtatatacttaccAGTAGAAtgactgggtcatatagtaattctgtttaactttttgaggcaccaccaaactgttttccacggtggctgcaccattttacattcctacctcACACGTCTTTTTATAAGTAATCTCAGAGCTAGTCAAACCTCCCATTTTATGAATGAACatgctgagacccagagaggttaagtaacttgtccaaggtcacacagcaggatcCAGGCTAGAACCAAACTTTCCTGAGTCCCTGGCCTT
Coding sequences:
- the PATZ1 gene encoding POZ-, AT hook-, and zinc finger-containing protein 1 isoform X3, whose translation is MERVSDASCGPSGCYTYQVSRHSTEMLHNLNQQRKNGGRFCDVLLRVGDESFPAHRAVLAACSEYFESVFSAQLGDGGAADGGPADVGGAAAAPGGGAGGSRELEMHTISSKVFGDILDFAYTSRIVVRLESFPELMTAAKFLLMRSVIEICQEVIKQSNVQILVPPARADIMLFRPPGTSDLGFPLDMTNGAALAANSNGIAGSMQPEEEAARAAGAAIAGQASLPVLPGVDRLPMVAGPLSPQLLTSPFPNVASSAPPLTGKRGRGRPRKANLLDSMFGSPGGLREAGILPCGLCGKVFTDANRLRQHEAQHGVTSLQLGYIDLPPPRLGENGLPISEDPDGPRKRSRTRKQVACEICGKIFRDVYHLNRHKLSHSGEKPYSCPVCGLRFKRKDRMSYHVRSHDGSVGKPYICQSCGKGFSRPDHLNGHIKQVHTSERPHKCQTCNASFATRDRLRSHLACHEDKVPCQVCGKYLRAAYMADHLKKHSEGPSNFCSICNREGQKCSHQDPIESSDSYGDLSDASDLKTPEKQSTNGSFSCDMAVPKNKMESDGEKKYPCPECGSFFRSKSYLNKHIQKVHVRALGGPLGDLGPALSSPFSPQQNMSLLESFGFQIVQSAFASSLVDPEVDQQPMGPEGK
- the PATZ1 gene encoding POZ-, AT hook-, and zinc finger-containing protein 1 isoform X1, with the protein product MERVSDASCGPSGCYTYQVSRHSTEMLHNLNQQRKNGGRFCDVLLRVGDESFPAHRAVLAACSEYFESVFSAQLGDGGAADGGPADVGGAAAAPGGGAGGSRELEMHTISSKVFGDILDFAYTSRIVVRLESFPELMTAAKFLLMRSVIEICQEVIKQSNVQILVPPARADIMLFRPPGTSDLGFPLDMTNGAALAANSNGIAGSMQPEEEAARAAGAAIAGQASLPVLPGVDRLPMVAGPLSPQLLTSPFPNVASSAPPLTGKRGRGRPRKANLLDSMFGSPGGLREAGILPCGLCGKVFTDANRLRQHEAQHGVTSLQLGYIDLPPPRLGENGLPISEDPDGPRKRSRTRKQVACEICGKIFRDVYHLNRHKLSHSGEKPYSCPVCGLRFKRKDRMSYHVRSHDGSVGKPYICQSCGKGFSRPDHLNGHIKQVHTSERPHKCQTCNASFATRDRLRSHLACHEDKVPCQVCGKYLRAAYMADHLKKHSEGPSNFCSICNRGFSSASYLKVHVKTHHGVPLPQVSRHQEPIPNGGAAFHCARTYGNKEGQKCSHQDPIESSDSYGDLSDASDLKTPEKQSTNGSFSCDMAVPKNKMESDGEKKYPCPECGSFFRSKSYLNKHIQKVHVRALGGPLGDLGPALSSPFSPQQNMSLLESFGFQIVQSAFASSLVDPEVDQQPMGPEGK
- the PATZ1 gene encoding POZ-, AT hook-, and zinc finger-containing protein 1 isoform X4; this encodes MERVSDASCGPSGCYTYQVSRHSTEMLHNLNQQRKNGGRFCDVLLRVGDESFPAHRAVLAACSEYFESVFSAQLGDGGAADGGPADVGGAAAAPGGGAGGSRELEMHTISSKVFGDILDFAYTSRIVVRLESFPELMTAAKFLLMRSVIEICQEVIKQSNVQILVPPARADIMLFRPPGTSDLGFPLDMTNGAALAANSNGIAGSMQPEEEAARAAGAAIAGQASLPVLPGVDRLPMVAGPLSPQLLTSPFPNVASSAPPLTGKRGRGRPRKANLLDSMFGSPGGLREAGILPCGLCGKVFTDANRLRQHEAQHGVTSLQLGYIDLPPPRLGENGLPISEDPDGPRKRSRTRKQVACEICGKIFRDVYHLNRHKLSHSGEKPYSCPVCGLRFKRKDRMSYHVRSHDGSVGKPYICQSCGKGFSRPDHLNGHIKQVHTSERPHKCQTCNASFATRDRLRSHLACHEDKVPCQVCGKYLRAAYMADHLKKHSEGPSNFCSICNRGLQAPGAHPEWGSSVPLRQDLWQQRRPEMLTSGSD
- the PATZ1 gene encoding POZ-, AT hook-, and zinc finger-containing protein 1 isoform X2 — translated: MERVSDASCGPSGCYTYQVSRHSTEMLHNLNQQRKNGGRFCDVLLRVGDESFPAHRAVLAACSEYFESVFSAQLGDGGAADGGPADVGGAAAAPGGGAGGSRELEMHTISSKVFGDILDFAYTSRIVVRLESFPELMTAAKFLLMRSVIEICQEVIKQSNVQILVPPARADIMLFRPPGTSDLGFPLDMTNGAALAANSNGIAGSMQPEEEAARAAGAAIAGQASLPVLPGVDRLPMVAGPLSPQLLTSPFPNVASSAPPLTGKRGRGRPRKANLLDSMFGSPGGLREAGILPCGLCGKVFTDANRLRQHEAQHGVTSLQLGYIDLPPPRLGENGLPISEDPDGPRKRSRTRKQVACEICGKIFRDVYHLNRHKLSHSGEKPYSCPVCGLRFKRKDRMSYHVRSHDGSVGKPYICQSCGKGFSRPDHLNGHIKQVHTSERPHKCQTCNASFATRDRLRSHLACHEDKVPCQVCGKYLRAAYMADHLKKHSEGPSNFCSICNRGFSSASYLKVHVKTHHGVPLPQVSRHQEPIPNGGAAFHCARTYGNKGQKCSHQDPIESSDSYGDLSDASDLKTPEKQSTNGSFSCDMAVPKNKMESDGEKKYPCPECGSFFRSKSYLNKHIQKVHVRALGGPLGDLGPALSSPFSPQQNMSLLESFGFQIVQSAFASSLVDPEVDQQPMGPEGK
- the PATZ1 gene encoding POZ-, AT hook-, and zinc finger-containing protein 1 isoform X5, with product MERVSDASCGPSGCYTYQVSRHSTEMLHNLNQQRKNGGRFCDVLLRVGDESFPAHRAVLAACSEYFESVFSAQLGDGGAADGGPADVGGAAAAPGGGAGGSRELEMHTISSKVFGDILDFAYTSRIVVRLESFPELMTAAKFLLMRSVIEICQEVIKQSNVQILVPPARADIMLFRPPGTSDLGFPLDMTNGAALAANSNGIAGSMQPEEEAARAAGAAIAGQASLPVLPGVDRLPMVAGPLSPQLLTSPFPNVASSAPPLTGKRGRGRPRKANLLDSMFGSPGGLREAGILPCGLCGKVFTDANRLRQHEAQHGVTSLQLGYIDLPPPRLGENGLPISEDPDGPRKRSRTRKQVACEICGKIFRDVYHLNRHKLSHSGEKPYSCPVCGLRFKRKDRMSYHVRSHDGSVGKPYICQSCGKGFSRPDHLNGHIKQVHTSERPHKCQVWVGSSSGLPPLESLPSDLPSWDFAQPALWRSSHSVPDTAFSLSLKKPFPALENLGPAHSSNALFCPAPPGYLRQGWTAPEGSRAFTQWPVG